Proteins co-encoded in one Scyliorhinus torazame isolate Kashiwa2021f chromosome 31, sScyTor2.1, whole genome shotgun sequence genomic window:
- the LOC140404531 gene encoding lysophosphatidic acid receptor 6-like yields the protein MSNSANNSDSLTPPGKVVFTGLYGAIIVLGFFFNVVALWIFQHHIRVRSGTTVYMRNLAFADLLLVCFLPFRIADYYHLGNTWLCEVAVTIFLINMYTSIFFLTCISLDRCVATLLPLKVRIWQLHRVAPWVSGVVWLMTMSFSLPLYIKWKIKAPNGNNRTNCLQPLLLTKTVPLNITLSLGFGVPFLVQLTCSLLALVKVRKKCSSLALDARKTQMMILANFLVFAFCFLPYHLLLSVYNTLTSEQTGQQLFQATQLVASSNAVLDPLVYYFTTEAFQKTHLIRTVHNMVCCRCKTGDPVPTESCVERRETYKKTSSVELLA from the coding sequence ATGTCCAATTCGGCGAACAATTCGGACTCACTGACGCCGCCTGGCAAGGTGGTTTTCACTGGGCTGTACGGTGCCATCATCGTGCTAGGCTTCTTTTTCAATGTGGTGGCCCTATGGATATTCCAGCATCACATCCGTGTGCGATCCGGGACCACCGTCTACATGAGGAACCTGGCTTTCGCTGACCTCCTGCTGGTTTGCTTCCTGCCCTTCCGCATCGCTGACTATTATCACCTCGGGAACACGTGGCTGTGCGAGGTCGCCGTCACCATTTTCCTGATCAACATGTACACCAGTATATTCTTCCTCACCTGCATCAGCCTGGACAGGTGTGTGGCCACCCTACTGCCCCTGAAGGTGCGCATTTGGCAGTTGCATCGGGTAGCGCCCTGGGTCAGCGGGGTGGTGTGGCTGATGACAATGAGTTTTAGTCTTCCTCTCTACATCAAGTGGAAAATCAAAGCGCCAAACGGCAACAACCGCACAAATTGCCTGCAGCCCCTTCTGCTCACAAAAACAGTGCCCCTGAACATCACCCTCTCCCTCGGCTTCGGGGTCCCCTTTCTCGTGCAGCTCACCTGCTCGCTGCTCGCCCTGGTGAAAGTGAGGAAGAAGTGCAGCTCCCTTGCTTTGGACGCCCGTAAAACGCAGATGATGATCCTGGCCAATTTCCTCGTCTTCGCCTTCTGCTTTCTGCCCTACCACCTGCTCCTGAGTGTCTACAACACCCTGACATCGGAACAAACCGGCCAGCAGCTCTTTCAGGCAACCCAGCTCGTTGCCAGCAGCAATGCAGTCTTGGACCCCTTGGTCTATTATTTCACCACGGAAGCCTTTCAGAAAACCCACCTGATTAGGACAGTGCACAATATGGTTTGCTGCAGATGTAAGACTGGGGACCCAGTGCCGACAGAGAGCTGTGTGGAGCGGAGGGAAACGTATAAGAAAACCTCTTCAGTAGAGCTCTTAGCTTAG